Proteins from one Ammoniphilus sp. CFH 90114 genomic window:
- a CDS encoding aspartate kinase encodes MKICKFGGTSLATASQVKKVSDIILNDPTRKIVVVSAPGKRYKEDIKVTDLLISCAEKYLENKPYQEIFSAVLSRYEEMVRGLELSDEILDHIRTDLSQRLYSDSQDRTKYMELLKASGEDHCAKLVAAYLRSKGVEAHYIDPKEAGLLLTKENGKAQVLPESYLRLRVLKEKSGVLIFPGFFGYNPEGTVVTFSRGGSDITGSILAAAVQADLYENFTDVDSVFVVNPNIVNNPRGINKLTFKEMRELSYSGFEVFHDEALIPAFRAKVPICIKNTNNPSAPGTMIVSRREADSNLVAGIASDEGYCSIYLCKYLMHSEPDFGFKLRQILEEENLPLEYNLSGNDDISLLFREGDLSREKEARITARMKAELAVDQLMVCRDLAVVMLVGPKMRNNLSVLSKASGVLSRQKINVELINQGCSEVGMMFGVKKNHMKKAVHALYQEFFEVYHTTKGKVASL; translated from the coding sequence ATGAAGATATGTAAATTTGGCGGGACTTCCTTGGCTACTGCTTCACAAGTGAAAAAAGTGAGTGACATTATATTAAATGATCCCACTCGAAAAATAGTAGTTGTATCTGCCCCTGGCAAACGCTATAAAGAAGACATTAAGGTGACAGATCTTTTGATTTCTTGTGCCGAGAAGTATTTGGAGAATAAGCCATACCAAGAAATTTTTTCTGCAGTCCTTTCCCGCTACGAGGAAATGGTTCGTGGTTTGGAGCTGTCTGATGAAATCCTAGATCACATAAGGACGGATCTTTCTCAGCGGCTATATTCTGATTCACAAGATAGAACGAAGTATATGGAGTTGCTTAAAGCGAGTGGAGAGGATCATTGCGCGAAGCTTGTGGCTGCCTACTTGCGAAGTAAGGGAGTTGAGGCTCATTATATCGATCCTAAAGAGGCGGGGCTGCTTTTGACTAAAGAAAATGGGAAAGCACAGGTGCTCCCAGAGTCCTACCTTCGTCTCCGCGTTCTAAAAGAAAAATCGGGAGTTCTAATTTTTCCGGGCTTTTTCGGCTATAATCCTGAGGGTACGGTTGTGACCTTTTCCCGAGGGGGATCAGATATTACGGGTTCGATCCTTGCTGCAGCTGTCCAAGCGGATCTTTATGAGAACTTTACAGATGTAGATTCGGTATTTGTCGTAAATCCGAATATTGTCAACAACCCTCGTGGTATCAACAAATTGACCTTCAAGGAAATGAGGGAGCTTTCTTATTCAGGCTTCGAAGTTTTTCATGATGAAGCTCTTATCCCCGCTTTTCGCGCGAAGGTTCCTATATGTATAAAAAACACCAACAATCCATCCGCACCAGGAACCATGATTGTGAGCAGACGAGAAGCAGACTCCAACTTAGTGGCCGGCATTGCTTCTGATGAAGGCTATTGCAGTATTTATCTTTGTAAATATCTCATGCACTCAGAGCCGGATTTTGGTTTTAAGCTGAGACAAATTCTAGAGGAGGAGAATCTTCCGCTTGAATATAATCTGTCTGGAAATGATGATATTTCCCTGCTATTCCGAGAGGGGGATTTAAGTCGGGAAAAAGAGGCTCGCATAACGGCACGGATGAAAGCAGAGCTAGCCGTAGATCAACTCATGGTCTGCCGTGATCTGGCTGTCGTGATGCTAGTAGGACCGAAGATGAGAAATAATCTCTCTGTTTTATCTAAAGCTTCGGGTGTACTGTCCAGGCAAAAGATCAATGTGGAATTAATCAACCAAGGCTGCTCGGAAGTAGGCATGATGTTTGGGGTCAAAAAGAATCACATGAAAAAGGCGGTCCATGCTCTCTATCAGGAATTTTTTGAGGTTTATCATACGACCAAAGGAAAAGTAGCAAGTTTGTAA
- a CDS encoding alpha/beta fold hydrolase, translated as MEMKYQTWGDPKNPPVLLLHALACHSGWWKWVTPYLEKEYYLIAPDFRGHGQSPWADSYRFDDYARDIEELVEKFDGPYAIVGHSMGAYVGLKVASRGVRPPSALLVADMKMDSPEEELAGLHKAAQKSGRIYDTLQDAVANYRFLPPQHAAPKERVEQVAQDCYHEQEDGRWGERFDRRALAIEKVEAVALAEQVNCPTWFVRAKESQVMPAEGAKELARITGGPLHEMEGVFHHLPLEAPEAFASLIREFMIQTNNK; from the coding sequence ATGGAGATGAAGTATCAAACGTGGGGAGATCCAAAAAATCCACCCGTGTTACTCCTTCACGCCCTTGCCTGTCACAGTGGCTGGTGGAAGTGGGTAACACCCTACCTGGAGAAGGAGTACTATCTGATCGCCCCTGATTTTCGAGGTCACGGTCAGAGTCCTTGGGCCGATAGCTACCGTTTCGATGATTACGCAAGAGACATCGAGGAGCTTGTCGAGAAATTCGACGGGCCTTATGCCATCGTAGGTCATTCGATGGGAGCCTATGTGGGGCTCAAAGTGGCTAGTCGGGGGGTTCGTCCTCCTTCAGCTTTACTAGTCGCTGATATGAAAATGGACTCCCCGGAAGAGGAGTTAGCTGGCTTACACAAAGCTGCTCAAAAGAGTGGACGTATTTACGACACTCTACAAGACGCTGTGGCTAATTATAGATTCCTGCCCCCTCAGCACGCCGCCCCGAAGGAACGAGTGGAGCAAGTTGCTCAGGACTGCTATCATGAACAGGAGGATGGGCGTTGGGGAGAACGATTTGATCGACGGGCACTGGCCATCGAAAAGGTTGAAGCAGTGGCACTGGCCGAACAGGTTAACTGCCCCACCTGGTTCGTTCGTGCGAAGGAAAGTCAAGTAATGCCAGCTGAGGGCGCTAAAGAACTTGCGCGGATCACGGGTGGACCACTGCACGAGATGGAAGGGGTCTTTCACCACCTGCCATTAGAGGCACCCGAAGCGTTCGCTAGCTTGATCCGGGAGTTCATGATCCAAACCAATAATAAATAA
- a CDS encoding methyl-accepting chemotaxis protein, whose product MSVVHTEVNKLEAILATIPILKSMLPKVGIGVSNRQEWIAYYPGEKINIGVKPGMKINPKEPLADTIRYGKSIKADVPAEFFGFSFTGLAEPIFNENGEVIGAIAIQIQEQSEKELLRFSEQIVKSIGEANMGITTVAKGADELANISNNLLLQSKQASEEVKKSDEVLTFIKHIADQTNLLGLNASIEAARAGDMGRGFGVVATEIRKLSLETVNSTVKIRETLTNMQKSMNAISNSIAKVVEVGNTQAKSTDQISQFIKEIDELGKEINKYASQL is encoded by the coding sequence ATGTCAGTGGTTCATACTGAAGTAAATAAACTAGAAGCAATTCTCGCTACGATACCTATCTTAAAATCAATGCTGCCCAAAGTGGGCATAGGTGTTTCAAACAGACAGGAGTGGATTGCTTATTATCCTGGCGAAAAAATAAATATTGGCGTAAAACCAGGTATGAAAATTAACCCTAAGGAGCCTCTAGCAGACACAATCAGATACGGCAAGTCAATAAAAGCTGATGTGCCTGCTGAATTCTTCGGGTTCTCGTTCACGGGACTTGCTGAGCCTATTTTTAACGAAAATGGTGAGGTCATCGGAGCCATTGCCATACAGATCCAAGAGCAAAGTGAAAAAGAGTTGCTTCGCTTCTCTGAACAAATAGTGAAATCTATAGGAGAGGCAAACATGGGAATTACCACGGTTGCAAAAGGAGCAGACGAGTTAGCTAACATTAGCAATAACTTGCTCCTGCAATCTAAACAAGCCAGTGAAGAAGTGAAAAAGTCAGACGAAGTCCTGACTTTCATCAAACACATTGCTGATCAAACCAATCTATTAGGACTTAATGCATCAATAGAAGCTGCCCGAGCAGGGGATATGGGACGAGGGTTTGGTGTAGTAGCAACCGAAATTCGTAAATTATCCTTAGAAACGGTTAATTCTACCGTAAAAATCAGAGAGACATTGACCAATATGCAAAAGTCTATGAATGCTATTTCTAATTCCATTGCCAAAGTGGTAGAGGTTGGGAATACGCAAGCTAAGTCAACGGATCAAATCTCTCAGTTCATTAAAGAGATTGACGAGCTTGGTAAAGAGATAAATAAATATGCTTCTCAGTTGTAA
- the tpx gene encoding thiol peroxidase, protein MAKVTFKGNPITLLGNEVKVGDQAPNFTVLANDLSPVTLENSEGTTRIISVVPSLDTGVCDQQTRRFNEEAAHLEGVTILTISVDLPFAQKRWCGAAGIDKVQTLSDHRDLSFGEAYGVVIKELRLLARAVFVIDKNNKITYVEYVSEATNHPNYDAAIEAAKKA, encoded by the coding sequence ATGGCAAAGGTTACGTTTAAAGGAAACCCGATTACACTCTTAGGCAATGAAGTCAAGGTGGGCGATCAAGCCCCTAACTTTACGGTATTAGCTAACGATTTATCTCCCGTTACCCTTGAAAATTCTGAGGGAACCACCCGGATCATCAGTGTTGTCCCTTCCCTTGACACGGGAGTTTGCGACCAACAAACTCGCAGATTCAATGAAGAAGCGGCACATCTTGAAGGTGTAACGATTTTAACCATTAGCGTTGACTTGCCATTTGCCCAAAAACGTTGGTGTGGTGCTGCTGGAATTGATAAGGTTCAAACATTATCCGATCATCGGGATCTTTCGTTTGGAGAAGCTTACGGAGTCGTTATCAAAGAACTTCGTTTGTTGGCACGTGCTGTTTTTGTTATTGATAAGAACAATAAGATTACCTATGTGGAATATGTTTCTGAGGCAACCAATCATCCAAACTATGATGCCGCAATTGAGGCAGCAAAAAAAGCTTAA